The Deferribacterota bacterium sequence AATCTCTTTCATCAATCTGCTAGTACTATTTAATACATCAATTGCTGGATAATGGTTTTTTGATGCCAAATCCCTGCTTAAAAAAATATGCCCGTCAATTATAGCCCTCACTGCGTCACCTATTGGGTCATTTATATCATCTGCCTCAATAAGTACTGTAAAAAGCCCTGTGATTGAACCTCTATCCTTCTTTGTGCCTGCTCTCTCAAGCAATCTTGGCAAGAGGGAAAAAACTGAAGGGGTATACCCTTTTGTTGTAGGTGGTTCTCCAGCAGCCAAACCAATTTCTCTTTGAGCCATTGCAAAACGAGTTACAGAATCCATCATAAATAGAACATCTAGGCCCTTATCTCTGAAATATTCAGCAATAGCCATAGCCAAGAAAGCACCGTTTTTTCTTACCAAAGGTGATTCATCGCTTGTAACAACTACTACAACACTCTTTTCTAAAGCATCTTCTAAATCTTTTTCAATAAATTCTCTTACCTCTCTTCCTCTTTCTCCAATTAAAGCAATTACATTTACATCTGCCTTTGTATTTTTTGCAATCATCCCTAGAAGCACACTCTTTCCAACCCCAGAGCCAGCAAATATCCCCATTCTTTGCCCTTTACCAACCGTTAAAAGAGTATCGATGGCCTTCACACCTGTCGGTAATATCTCACTTATTATCTCTCTCTCTAATGGGGTTGGAGGACTATTATAAACAGACATTCTCGTAAAATTTTCTATATTACCCATGCCGTCAATAGGTTTTCCTAAACCATTTACTATGCGACCTAAGAGTTTTTCTGATACTTTTACATAATTATCTTTATCAATACTTTTAACAACACTTCCAGGTTCGATACCATTACTATCACTATAAGGCATTAATAAAACCCGGTCATCTCTAAAACCAACAATTTCAGCTAAAATTTTATTACCAAAAATATTCTCAATTATGCATCTACTGCCGATGCCTAACATAGGCCCATCAGCCTCAATAGTTAATCCTACAATCTTTTTTACATAACCACAAAAAGACAGTTTTTCAAATGGTTCAATCTGACTCAGCAACCTTAAGTTCTTCATATATCATCTCTTCTAAATTATCTATCAATTTATCAATATCAAAAACGACATCGCCAATTTTTGTTTTTACTTTAAAACCACCTTTATTAACTGTCTTATCTGGAAAAACCTCATAACCAGGAAATTCATACTTCACATATTCAACATCATCAGGATTAACATAAAACCTTATATCTCCTAGTGATTTAAATTTATCAATCTTTGATTTTATAACACTTACCACTATTTTATCATTTATCTTTCTCTCTATGCCTACAATCCTTTTCACATAATTTAACACTATTTCAGGAAGTTTCTTGTCAATTTCATATAAAACATCCCTAATCTTCCTTATCTCATTTATCGCATCTACATAACTAGTTGACAATATATCTAGATAATCTTCTTTCTTAGCTTCATATTCTTTATAAAATTTCTCTTTGGCCTCCATCATTCCATTATTATACCCTTCATTATAACCTTTTTTTTGATATTTGTTT is a genomic window containing:
- a CDS encoding FliI/YscN family ATPase, which translates into the protein MKNLRLLSQIEPFEKLSFCGYVKKIVGLTIEADGPMLGIGSRCIIENIFGNKILAEIVGFRDDRVLLMPYSDSNGIEPGSVVKSIDKDNYVKVSEKLLGRIVNGLGKPIDGMGNIENFTRMSVYNSPPTPLEREIISEILPTGVKAIDTLLTVGKGQRMGIFAGSGVGKSVLLGMIAKNTKADVNVIALIGERGREVREFIEKDLEDALEKSVVVVVTSDESPLVRKNGAFLAMAIAEYFRDKGLDVLFMMDSVTRFAMAQREIGLAAGEPPTTKGYTPSVFSLLPRLLERAGTKKDRGSITGLFTVLIEADDINDPIGDAVRAIIDGHIFLSRDLASKNHYPAIDVLNSTSRLMKEIVDNQHDNLASKLRDMLAIYKNNEDLVNIGAYKKGTNKKLDYVLNKIDLINDFLKQNKNTGVTFDESLKRLKNLLL